Proteins encoded in a region of the Perca fluviatilis chromosome 6, GENO_Pfluv_1.0, whole genome shotgun sequence genome:
- the pheta1 gene encoding sesquipedalian-1, whose amino-acid sequence MKLNERSVAHYATCDSPPDKTGFLFKKGERNTAYHRRWFVLKGNMLFYFEERDSREPIGVIVLEGCTVELCESAEEFAFAIKFDCAKARVYKMAAENQAAMESWVKALSRASFDYMRLVVKELERQLEEIQEAAGGGCVGAGVGGLQGRPKSSSRRNQVVARSRSGASSSTSSSSSISSSSSASPMAGPFPAQKSLQDEVQLFSDCSKENGVAWSKPPAAFANGFVEGASSCVAWEACTDSGNNTVIGYGADGMRAPPVPPRRRGASLESPVSPGTGCFSKLHDWYGREVEELRVQWLQSQ is encoded by the coding sequence ATGAAGCTGAACGAACGCAGCGTGGCGCACTACGCCACCTGTGACTCCCCGCCAGACAAGACAGGCTTCCTGTTCAAGAAGGGTGAGCGCAACACAGCGTATCACCGCCGCTGGTTTGTGCTGAAGGGTAACATGCTCTTCTACTTTGAGGAGCGCGACAGCCGAGAGCCCATCGGCGTCATCGTCCTTGAAGGATGCACCGTAGAGCTTTGCGAGTCAGCCGAGGAGTTTGCCTTCGCCATCAAGTTTGACTGCGCCAAAGCGCGGGTGTACAAGATGGCTGCTGAGAACCAAGCAGCCATGGAGTCATGGGTGAAAGCGTTGTCGAGGGCCAGCTTTGACTACATGAGGCTGGTGGTGAAGGAGCTGGAGAGGCAGCTGGAGGAGATCCAGGAGGCTGCAGGAGGTGGCTGTGTCGGGGCTGGAGTTGGAGGCCTGCAGGGCAGGCCTAAGTCGTCCTCCAGGCGAAACCAGGTGGTGGCACGCTCTAGGTCTGGAGCATCCTCTTCTACATCATCTTCATCTTCCATATCGTCATCATCAAGTGCCTCTCCCATGGCAGGCCCCTTCCCTGCCCAAAAGAGCCTCCAGGATGAGGTGCAGCTCTTCTCTGATTGTTCCAAGGAGAACGGAGTTGCATGGAGTAAACCGCCAGCTGCCTTTGCTAACGGCTTTGTTGAGGGAGCGTCTTCCTGTGTGGCCTGGGAAGCGTGCACAGACTCTGGGAATAACACTGTGATTGGTTATGGGGCTGATGGGATGAGGGCTCCACCAGTGCCACCCAGGAGAAGAGGAGCCTCTCTGGAAAGCCCAGTCTCCCCTGGCACTGGCTGCTTCTCCAAACTCCATGACTGGTACGGCAGAGAGGTGGAGGAACTGAGAGTGCAGTGGCTGCAGAGCCAGTGA